One segment of Manihot esculenta cultivar AM560-2 chromosome 4, M.esculenta_v8, whole genome shotgun sequence DNA contains the following:
- the LOC110613042 gene encoding E3 ubiquitin-protein ligase MARCHF7 isoform X2: MVDDFMVCVDRIIASACFETVNGERGRNIEATPKNETVVSVKSNGEGSSSLKKVKEMVECRICQEEDDVHSMEAPCACNGTLKFAHRKCIQRWCNKKGNITCEICNQVFSPNYSVPQAHSNPDVIAIDIRQAWRESQLLALAAAERQLLQSEYEDYAVANTSSIACLRSIALILLVVLLLFQALLVTRDAGMVQESSTLFNVSLLRFAGFLLPCYVMARSCYIVQSRRRQG, encoded by the exons ATGGTGGATGATTTCATGGTCTGTGTTGACAGAATCATTGCCTCAGCTTGCTTTGAGACAGTCAATGGAGAAAGAGGCAGGAACATTGAAGCAACTCCGAAGAATGAGACTGTTGTTTCTGTAAAAAGTAATGGTGAAGGGTCTTCTTCTTTGAAGAAAGTGAAAGAGATGGTGGAATGCAGGATATGCCAGGAAGAAGACGATGTCCACTCAATGGAGGCTCCTTGTGCCTGCAATGGCACCCTCAAG TTTGCTCATAGGAAGTGCATTCAGAGATGGTGCAACAAGAAAGGCAATATCACCTGTGAAATCTGCAACCAG GTCTTCTCACCCAATTATTCTGTTCCACAAGCCCACAGCAATCCCGATGTTATCGCAATTGATATCAG GCAAGCATGGCGTGAGTCGCAGCTTCTAGCTCTAGCAGCTGCTGAGCGTCAGTTACTCCAATCAGAGTATGAGGATTATGCTGTTGCTAATACAAGCAGCATTGCTTGTCTTCGATCGATTGCTCTAATT CTTCTGGTAGTTTTGCTCCTATTCCAAGCTCTACTGGTTACGAGAGATGCTGGGATGGTGCAGGAGTCATCGACACTCTTCAAC GTTTCTCTTCTTCGATTTGCCGGCTTTCTTTTGCCTTGCTATGTGATGGCCCGATCATGCTACATTGTACAAAGCCGAAGGAGACAG GGCTAA
- the LOC110613042 gene encoding uncharacterized protein LOC110613042 isoform X1, which translates to MVDDFMVCVDRIIASACFETVNGERGRNIEATPKNETVVSVKSNGEGSSSLKKVKEMVECRICQEEDDVHSMEAPCACNGTLKFAHRKCIQRWCNKKGNITCEICNQVFSPNYSVPQAHSNPDVIAIDIRQAWRESQLLALAAAERQLLQSEYEDYAVANTSSIACLRSIALILLVVLLLFQALLVTRDAGMVQESSTLFNFQVSLLRFAGFLLPCYVMARSCYIVQSRRRQG; encoded by the exons ATGGTGGATGATTTCATGGTCTGTGTTGACAGAATCATTGCCTCAGCTTGCTTTGAGACAGTCAATGGAGAAAGAGGCAGGAACATTGAAGCAACTCCGAAGAATGAGACTGTTGTTTCTGTAAAAAGTAATGGTGAAGGGTCTTCTTCTTTGAAGAAAGTGAAAGAGATGGTGGAATGCAGGATATGCCAGGAAGAAGACGATGTCCACTCAATGGAGGCTCCTTGTGCCTGCAATGGCACCCTCAAG TTTGCTCATAGGAAGTGCATTCAGAGATGGTGCAACAAGAAAGGCAATATCACCTGTGAAATCTGCAACCAG GTCTTCTCACCCAATTATTCTGTTCCACAAGCCCACAGCAATCCCGATGTTATCGCAATTGATATCAG GCAAGCATGGCGTGAGTCGCAGCTTCTAGCTCTAGCAGCTGCTGAGCGTCAGTTACTCCAATCAGAGTATGAGGATTATGCTGTTGCTAATACAAGCAGCATTGCTTGTCTTCGATCGATTGCTCTAATT CTTCTGGTAGTTTTGCTCCTATTCCAAGCTCTACTGGTTACGAGAGATGCTGGGATGGTGCAGGAGTCATCGACACTCTTCAAC TTTCAGGTTTCTCTTCTTCGATTTGCCGGCTTTCTTTTGCCTTGCTATGTGATGGCCCGATCATGCTACATTGTACAAAGCCGAAGGAGACAG GGCTAA